Genomic DNA from Spirochaeta isovalerica:
AGCTTCAACATTAGGCAGAAAAGAAAGGGATAGAACTATTATTCATCTAACCAGGAAAGCCAACACAGAATGCTTATATTGAAAGATTCAATAGAACTGTTCGTCATGAATGGTTGGATCTAGTAAATTTATAATCGATTGATCAGACACAAAAACTTGCTACAGATTGGTTATGGTCATATAAAACGAACGTCCTAATTCAGCAATCGGAGGCATTCCTCCAAGGATGAAAACACCGGTTGCTTAAACTAATCTACTTATGAAGCCCATCAAAAATGGGGGGATTACACACTGAGTAAAAAGCCTAGTACTGCAATTCCCTTGAAAGGAAGTAATATATTTATCATAGACATTCCTTGTCGTCGTTTGATTCGATTCTATCAAGACTCATTCTATAGGTCAACGAATTGTATCAATCTATTATTTATCTCAGAAAAGGTGCTATTGTATTTCTTAAAACCGCCATTATTGTATAACATAATGGCGGTTATGTATTATATGGATGACTAATAAAATTCTGCTCCAAAGCCCATCGGGTCAATATATTCATTGATTTCTGCTGTCACATAGGCAAGAAAAAAGTCATCATGATTCCATCCAGCTTCATCTTCATTCTCTCCAAAGACTATTTCACAGTATTGAATTAAGAACTCCTGCATCCCGTTTATTGTTTCCTCTATCAAATCATTTGAAAATTGGATGAAGAAGCAGGCTAAATCACCTTGTTCATATTCACTTTCAACTAAGACTTCTGGACAATGGTCTTTGACTGTTTGATAGGTAGAACCACTGTTATGTTTGAGAAAATTCCAAATTGCATACATTTTTTCGTAATGCCGGTACGATTTGAGTTCTTTGATTGATAATTCGGATGCGTTATTGGGCCCCTTGAAGGCAAGTAGAACTCCTCGATTGTATTTGTCATCTTCCCACCCATTTTCTGTAAGCAGCTTGATGATAGTTGCATCAATTTGCGCTGCTAATTGGTGGTAGTATTGAGCATAGAGGCTGAAGTAGAGATTATTGCGTTTATATTCTGCGTATTGGTGTGACAATGCTGATTTAATTCGAGCATTGACTTCTGCCTCATCAAAATCGACATATCCCATTTGAAGATTATCATCATCAATCGGGGTGAAGTCATGTCCTTTGATTTCCGAAAGGAATTGGTCGATGAATATCTTCTGAGTGTTGAGCCACTCATTCTTTATACGTTGAAGTTCTTTCTTTATCACATTGATATTGTAATCGAGAGCCCTTGATTTCGCTGGTTTATAGAGCAGACTATTCTTATTTGATTTGAGGGTCTTTCTCTTATCGTGAATATGAAAGTAATCGCAAAATCTTTCCATATTTACAGAGACAGTTTGGTTTTCTGTATTCAGGTTCTTGATGATAACACCGTAAAAACGGCTATCATCCTGGTGATATTGTTCACACCATTCAACTGAGTACTTCTTTGGTTTTGGGTTATTCATGTTTTCCTCCATAATTTAGGCGACTAAACGCCACAGATAAATCAATCTTTCGTTATGGAGCACCAACATCCATCAAAATCGATTGATGAAATCATAACTATAAGAGTCATGTGGATGATTCAAAATAGCATTAAAGTCGGAAGTTTTCAATAGGGACATATTTCAACTACTCTACCTTGAAGATTTTTCAAATTAATTCTGAATCTAACTATTGTCAGAAAATCTTTCTGGTTCTTGATAGAATCAACGACTTTTTTACTTTCCAAAATTTCTTTGATAATACTTTCAATATGTGCAGCATCTTCTAATCGACTCCCAATAAGTCCAGATTTTATAAGCTCAATAAAGGCTGTGTTAGTCAAATAACTCTGGACATTATCATAGGTGAAAACTCTACCTCCTTTAGGTCCTAAGGTATTCTTTGATTTAAGTAGATGCTTCCAATATGATTTAGGTAGATACATTCCGACGGATAGTGATCCATTTATCCTATTCTGTTTACTCTTACAGAGCTTAAAATAGAATATGTCATCATTGTATTTATAGTCTTCATCTTTTCTAAGTAATTGAGAAGATTCGAATGAATCCATTAAATCAAGCTCTTTTTGATGATTTGAGTCAGCATCTGGACGATATACCCATTTGGCATTTTCAGCGATTAATCTTTTATACTGAACCATGACAAAGCTTTTGCTGAATTCATCATAATATAGAAGGTCCACACCTATATTTTCTTCGATAGGGGTTCGATTCGCATACACTATATGTACTTGCCTTGAACCATTTGAAAAAGTAGCCTGACCTGAAATATCTTTCTTTGTTAAATTCCAATTATCGAAAATGTTGGAATCATTCATAATTTGTAAATCTTCTCTTACATCGATTGAATTGATGCCACTCAAGAATCCCTGAGTACTCTCGTGTCCTTGTTCAAAGAAACCTTTGTATGAATCAAACAAGCCAGACGCTTTCAGAGCAAGAGAGATGGCTTCTATCTCTGATTTCTGATTAAAGACTATTCTATCTACCGAGTCAGCGACATTCTCCTGATCATATGAGTCCATCAATTTCTGGTATTGATTTTTTACACTTTCATTTTCATTATATATGTATGAGAAAAGAGCTTCACCAAATTTACTTGGTAGAAGAAATTTTGATTTATCAAAGAACTTTTCTGTCGATTGATGGAATGATTTTTCAAGTTTTTCAAGAAGAGTTGATTTTGTAATAGGTTCCAATAATTCGAGAGCTTTTATTATTTTGAATCTTCTTTTTTTTGATGCAGTTTTATTCCCTCGAATACTAATTCCGATATAATTGATTTCATCAGGTTCAGTAGAAATGAAAGTCATGATTTGTTGACTTACTTTTATTTCCAGTTCGTCAAGAATGTCAGTGTGATATAGCCTTTCATGGATATTATTTCTGAATAAATCAGAGTGGTTTAGATCGCTATAATTTAAGGACATTAGCGTCCACCTATCTGATTTTCTCATAGTAACCTCCGGTCTTAAATCTCCTAAAAGGTAAAATTTTCCACATTACCGCCACCCATCCAGAAGACTATACAATTCATGTACCAGAGCAGAACGTCTATCTCCCCTGGGGGTGTCTTCCAGTTCCTTCTCAATTTCAATATGCCGATTCAACACCTTCTGAAATCTTTCCGAATGAAACCTCTCCCGAATCCAGGACAAATCATCATCTGTAATGGCTTCCAGAATCCTCTCCGGCGTATATTCTAGGAAGTCAGCTCCATTCCAATTGGAGGAATGAGGTATTTCTTCTGGCATCTCCTCTCCCAGAAGGTGAGGGAGGAGATAGATGTTGGAGAGCATAGTCCTGGCGAGGATGTAATTACCATCCTTCCCCATTCGGTGGAGAATCAGCGCCCAACACAGGAGTGCAAATGGCTCACCGCTGTCGTCTGGAAAATCTTTCTGGAACCAACGAATATACTCAGAAGATCGGCGGTTGTCACCCAAGAGGAAGTAGAGATAGAAGAGGTAGTACCTGGCACCGCCTCCATCATCGATGAAACCGTACTCCCGTTTAAAGGCTGAGAGCTGGGAGCGGATTTTGGTGATACGGTTGGATATACCCTTTGGTGTTTTGGGGATGGTCATATATTTAGCCTTTGTTTGCTATCTCTAAATAAAAGATTTTCTGCTCATCCGCATGAATAGTATTTTCTCCTGTATTTATTTTTTTTGAAAATAGGGCTTCGGTTGAGTATCTTTTGTAAAATGCATTGTAAAAATTTAATAAAACGAATTTTGTGAATGAGTAAGGACAAATAGGTCTTGAAACAGGAATACGGCAGTTTTCTGTATGTCCGAGATGTAAATGAGATTTTGGTTCGAGAACGAGTTTATGCCTCTCATCATCTTGATCGTAATCAAATCGTAAAGGCGTTTTCAATAGGTATGTATCAACGACTTCAAGATATAACTCATCGATTTCATACTCTATAAAAGCGGAATCATAATCCTCGAGTAATGGGCTTGGATAGAATGCCAATCGATGCTCAATAATCTTTCGTCTGTCGGTTTTGTAATAGTATTGAAGCAATCCTCCATCGATTAGTTTAATTGTGTAATTTTTCGATTCTTCTATTTCAGAATAAATAGTCAAATAATCTATATTTGAACCAAAGCCAATACCTGGTGTATAGTTAGCCCAAGAAATCAGACTTTCTTTTAGAATAGGTTGATTTTGATCTGTTGCAAGACCTTTCTCAATCAAAAACAAGAGAATTTCTTTTATAGCTTTCAAAATTTCAGTTTGCTTATTTTTTTTCAACTTAAATGATCCAAAAGAGATTTTCTTATATTCTCTGGTATATCTTCTTTTTTTATGGTTCCTTCTTTCAAAGAAGAAAGTATCAAATTTAATGATTCTTTTGATGTTTCAACAGATTTTTGTTCCTGAGGAGTCATATCTCTGTAAACAGTTTCCATTAAAGCTAATTCTTCTTTGGTCGGGTACTTGAAATCTAATGTGAAATCTTTTTCTCGAATTTTTTCATATTCTTCAATTAACCCCTCCATTTCTTCACCATATCCACAGATACGAACCCATCCTTTGCTTCTTGTAATTGCAGTAAATAGGATATTCCTCTTCTTTTGTAAATTATAACCAGAGTAACAAAATTGAGAGTCAACTATGTATATGAAAGCAGCTTCGTTCCCTTTTGCTCGGAATATACTTGTAAATGTTATTGAGTCATTTTGAAAAAAAGCATCTGGTGATGTATTCACACCTGCGATATGAGATTTAATGCCTTTTTCTAAAAGCATTTTTCGAAGTGGTCCCATTTTTTCTTGCACTTTTCTGGCATCTGAATAAATAACAATTATATCATTACAAGATAGTTCTTCATTCTTAAGATTGTTTTCAATATCGTTTGCCACCCACTTAACCTGCTCATCAAATCCAGAAAAAAGTTCACATTTAATAATTTCAGAATCTTTATCTATCTTTTCTAAAAATAAGGGTGATGAATCTGAAGTTCTTTCGAGTCTAACGTCTTTTCCTAATTCTAATTCTCCACGGGTTACTTCATACCCCACATCAGACCATAATGTTTCATTGCTAAACATTTGAACTGGTCCTTCATTCCTATAGATTCCAAAACCAAGGGCATGTGCTGTAACTAATGTTGGTCGTGAATTCCGGTAGCATTTATATAGGATTATGTCTTCTTTCGGTTTACCAGCATTATTGCGCAATTCTGTTCCTTTCCCAAAGATTTCTTCGATATCGAGATTTTGAGGAGTCCCTAATTGCTGAAGCTCATCATATGCCCAAACAAGACGCTTATTATCTTTTACAAAGTTATGGCAAAGTTTGATGAAGGACTCTGGAACATCTTGAGCCTCATCGATTAATATAATATCAAACTGTGGATTTGGTTCTACTGTCGCTTCAAGAGCTGTTGAACAGGCAAAATCAAAAGGGTCATCAAATCCACATTTGGATTTTGCGGATCTGAAATCATAGTATTCAAGACCATGCGATTTACAATAATCATAGTAAATTCCAGGAGAATTACTACTTCCCCAAGTTTGAAGGATTTTAAGATTTTCTGTTGGTTCCTGTGAGATTTGTTCGATAGTGAATTTGGTTATTAGTGATTCAAACTGTTGTTTAAGTGCTCTTGTATGGTAGGTTACTCCAATTTTCCATTCTGGGTAGATTGAATGTAAATATGCAACTTTCATTGCCAATACTATAGTTTTTCCAGAGCCAGCTAATCCTCGAATTCTCTGAAGGCCTTCACTTGTTTCCAATACTGCTTTTGCTTGTTCTCTATCAAGAGTAGCTATTGCAGCATTTACTTTTGCAATTTTAGCCCCTCGCGAATTATCTTCTGTAAATGTTTTAATTTCTGCTTTCTTAATTTTTGTGGCAACTTGTATTACAGATACTAAAGATTCAAATATTTCAGGATGTTTCCATCTTTCTTTTTTTTCAAGATATGGCTTAACATCACCCTTATCATATAGGCATGAATCGTTAGAGCCGCTACAACCTGGTGCAAATGAAATTACATCAATATCAACAAGCAAATTTCTTCTGTTTGTGAGTGATTTATTCTTTAATAAATTGGCTTGTAAAACATTAAATAGCTCGTCTTGAATTTCAATTCTGTCTGAAAAATCCGTCCCTTCAACAAGGTCGAAAATTATAACTCCAAATTCTTCAGAGATAAAAAGGGCATCTATCGCTGTTCCAAGACCTATAAGAGGATATCCCAGAAAAAGCATTCCATTGTAATCCATATCTTGAAATGCATTATCTAATAGCGAAGATGAACCTTGTTTCTTTATTACACCTCGAATAATTTCTACCATCTTGTTATCCTTTTCATAGTACTTCTATTATGCGCCTACTAACTCTTCAGCTATCATTTCTGCCTGTTTTAAAACGGTATCCGTAGCCAGTTTTTGCATATCTGGTGGATAACCATAACGGCGAAGAATACGCTTTACAATGACCTTCAATTTTGCCTTCACACTCTCTTTAATAGTCCAGTCGATAGAGGCATTCTCCCTAACCTTATTAAACAGTTCAACAGCCAGCTCCCTAAGCTTGTCTTTCTCCATAACCTCTTTGGCACTGTCATTATTTGAGATGGCTGTATAGAAGGCATATTCATATTGTGTAAGTCCCATTTCTTCCGGTTCTTTATCCATCTCATGGATTTCTTTAGAGAGGTTGATGAGCTCTTCAATTACCTCAGCAGCAGTAAGAATCTTGTTGTGATATTTCTTGATGCTATTCTCAAGCATCTCCATGAGGCTTTTACTCTGGATGAGATTTGTCTTCATACGTGTTTTAATTTCATCATTCAGAAGCTTCTTCAAAACCTCAAGAGCTAAGTTTTTATGCTCCATATTCTGTACTTCAAGGAGGAATTCTTCTGATAAAATGGAAATGTCTGGCTTTTTAATTCCGGCAGCATCGAAGACATCAATAACCTGGTCTGTAACCAAAGCCTGGTCAACAACCTGTCTGATTGCAGTTTCAATCTCTTCATCTGTTGAACCAGAACCTGTTCCATCAAACTTAACAAGACGAGCTTTTACAGCCTGGAAGAAGGCAACTTCATCTTTAACATCCATAGCCTGTTCATGGGGAACAGCTATTGAAAAGGCTTTAGAGAGGGAGGTAACTTCATCTATATATCTCTTCTTACCATCATCGAGCCCGAGGATGTGTTCTTCTGCTTCCAGGATTAGAGATAGCTTTCTACCAGTATCAGCATCGAAGTAATCTTCATAGGGGAAGCCGTGGAACATCTGGGATACGACTTCTAACTTCTCAAGTAGAAGATTGACTGCTTGTTCCTGGGCAACTGCCGGATCACCTTTTCCTCCTGAATCAGAGTAGAAGGAGAGTGCTTTCTTTAAGTCAGCAGCAATACCGAGGTAATCGACAATCAAACCACCAGTCTTATCCTTATATACCCGGTTTACCCTGGCAATGGCTTGCATCAGGTTGTGACCTTTCATTGGTTTATCAATATAGAGAGTATGCATCGAGGGAGCATCAAATCCAGTCAGCCACATATCTCGAACGATAACCAGTTGTAATTCATCATCAGGGTCTTTCATCCGGTCTGCAAGGTCTCTTCGTTGCTGCTTGGTTGTATGGTGTTTGGATATCTCAGGACCATCAGAAGAGGCAGAGGTCATAACAACCTTTACAACACCTTTGTTCAAATCATCGCTGTGCCATTCCGGTTTGAGGGCAATAATCTCTTTATACAGTTCAGCTGCAATCCGTCGGGACATGGTAACAATCATTCCCTTACCATCTATCACATCATTTCTTTGTCCGAAGTGACGGACGATATCTTCTGCTACATGTCTTATTCTGTCTTTACTTCCGATGAGGGCTTCCAACTGCGTCCACTTTGCTTTTGCCTTCTGGGTTTCAGATAACTCATCAGTTCCAATCTCATCATCTAAATCCTCAACCAGCTTCTTGCCTGTAGCACTGAGGGCTATCTTTGCCAGACGGCTTTCATAATAAATACGGACTGTCGCACCATCTTCTACAGCTTGGGCAATATCATAGACATCGACGTAATTACCGAAGACTGCCGGAGTATTCACATCAGTACTTTCAATAGGTGTTCCGGTAAAACCGAGATAAGTTGCATTGGGGAGGGCATCCCTCATGTATTTGGCAAAGCCATAAACAATCTTCTTTCCGATAATGTTTCCTTCATCATCTTTGTCGTCGATAGTTTTAGCCTTGAACCCATATTGAGTTCGGTGTGCTTCATCGGCAACAACGATGATATTATTTCTCTCAGAAAGAGTTTCATAGACATTGCCTTCTTCAGGTTGAAACTTCTGAATAGTGGTGAAGATTACTCCACCAGAAGCTACCTTTAAAAGGTCTTTCAACCTATCCCTGTTTTCAGCCTGGATGGGTTCCTGTCTGAGAAGCTGCTTTGACGCTGCAAAGGTATCAAAAAGCTGGTCATCCAGGTCATTACGGTCTGTAATAACCAATACTGTTGGATTATCGAGAGCCAGTACAATCTTTCCGGTGTAGAAGACCATGGATAGAGATTTTCCTGACCCTTGCGTATGCCAGACCACTCCACCTTTTTTATCTCCTATAGGTTGGTCATTGAGAGATTTTAATGATGAAAAATTTCCTAATTTCTCTGTATACCCAGAAGCTCTGAGGGTTGATTCAACAGCTCTGTTTACTGCGTAGTACTGGTGATAGGCGGCAAGCTTCTTGATGGTTTGCTTTTGATTGACCCCAGTCTCCTTATCAACCTTTGTATTCTCTTCAAAGACTATGAAATGCCGGATAAGATCGAGGAGTGTTTTCTTATTCAACATTCCCTTAATCAAGGTTTCCATCTGGCTGATGGTAGAGGATGCTTCAACCACACCATCAGATGTCTTCCAAGCCATGAAACGACTCATGCCAGAAGAAATTGTTCCGGCCTTAGCTTCCAGGCCATCTGAAATGATAAGAAATCCATTGTAAGTAAAGAGTGTCGGGATGGCATCTTTGTAGGTCTGGAGTTGCTTGAAGGCTGAATGGATTGTTGCATTTGCATCAGCAGCATTTTTCAGTTCTATGACGACCAAAGGTAGTCCATTTATAAATATAATTACATCAGGTCTCTTGTTTAGATGGTCTTCTATGATGGTGAATTGATTGATGGCAACAAACTCGTTGTTATCAGGCTTGTCAAAATCAATAAGCCAGACTTTATCACCCTTAGCATCGCCTTCATGCTGATATTCTACAGTGATTCCTTCGGTGAGTAATTTATGAAAAGTTTCGTTATTAGAAATCAATTCCGGTGAATTAATACGCTGTATTTGCTTTATTGAATCTTCTTGGGCATCATAGGGGATGGTAGGATTTATCTTCTGGATGGCCGAACGAAGTCTGCTGACGAGAATAACTTCTTCAAAGGTCTCTCTTTCTGGAATGTCAGAGTCGGGTGCTATTTCTGGCCCATAGATGTATTCAAATCCTTGTGTTTCAAGGAGTTCTATTGCATATCCTTCTATAGCTGATTCAGTTATTTTACTACTCATATGCTACCTCAGTATTTGGAACAAACCGAAGTTTGAGTATTCGTTCAAAACCATCAAATAACCAATCCATTTTTCTTCTCAGTTTATTGAAGTCTATCCAGTACTCACCATCTTTAAACCCTTCTCCATATCTGAAGGTAAATGATCCTGAATCATGTTCATGGAAATCTATTATGATTTGTTTTGCTTTATCCGGTATAGAGACATCATGTTCCATTGAATTCTGTACTACATGATTTAAGAGTTTCTTCAAGTTATGATTGTATTCTTTAGGTCTGAAATCATTATCCCATTTTGAAAGAATGACCTTAAGATAGAGTTCTAATGTGTGTCTATAGAGAAAGAGTAGAGGATTGATCACTTCATATGGTTCCATTTTGTCTTGAAAATTGGAGAGGAGTATTTCAATGGAGGATCGATAATAGAATACCATATCAGCATTGTCGACAGTTGAAGCCATTCCTCCCCACAAAGCTCCATGATTCCAAGTCTCATCTAAATCATTAGGAACATCTTTAAAAATCATATCTCGACCTTCACTTCTCCAGACATCAGTTTGGGTAGAAGGGTATCTCTTAGCGCAGTTAATTTTGTTACTTGTTGAAAATTGTAATGTAGACGTTCAGTGATAGAACTGAAGTTATCATTGATTACTGAGATAATTTCAATCGATGGCAATACTACAGAGAACTCTTTTAGATGGTTATTATTAACTCGTTGACGTCCACTTGAACCTTCCATACATCCTTCAGCATAATCTCTAAAGGTTTGGTTTTTAGACAATGCATATGTGACAAATGGATGGAATCTTTCTTTTGCCCTCATTACAATAAATTCTGTTGATCCCCAGCCTACGGAATCTTCATTGAGAAAAGTTACATAACATGTTTTCCCATTTTCAAGACATGGTGTGATTCGAGCTAATAACGTATCAAAGTTTCTGAATTTAGTTCCTGAATTAAACTCCCTTTCATACCAATTTGTTGGGTGAAAAGATGAGGTCTGAACTCTTGCCATCTCTAAATAATCTGCCATTGATCCTTTAGGAAGACTTTCACGAGGATTAAAGTCGATTATTTCTGTAACTTGAACTTCTTTTCCGTCTTCATTTTCCACAAACCACTGCCGAAATAGCGACTCAGCCATCGCTTCCAATGTCTTATTCTGGCGGTGGAGGAGGTCAATTTTATCATCGAGGGATGAGAGAACTGAGGCTATGGCTTTTTGTTCTGGGAGGGGTGGGATTGAAACAATATGTTCCTTGAGAATATCCGTTTTGAGATTAGTAAAAATTGACCCATTTCCTTGAATAAGAAGAGCCTCTCGTTCTTTTATCAAGAGATAATAAAGAAATAGTTCATCAACACCATCTAAATCTCGAATGAGGAGCCATCCATCATGTATACAAGCACGAATTTTCATGAATCGTGGCAATCCTGGCGTCGCACTATTAGATAAAATCAAATCTCCAGGAAAAACAACTCTACTTTTAGATTCACCTTCAACTTTTATGCATTCCTTTGTTTTTGTTATAAAGCGAGAAGCATTCTCTGTTGCATCAGCAATTTTTACCCATGGTGTTCCTTCTTGAGATAAATAATCATGTATAGGTCTCGGAGAACCTCCTCGAGTTATAGTACAGAACTCTGAAATTTTACATTCCTGCCACTCACTCATACCAGCTTCACCTTATTCAGATTCTCAAGTATGAGAGTATTCAACCGTTCTTCTTCTTTAAGCTGTTTTTCAAACTCAGCTTTCAAAGAAGTAAACCTTTCATTGAAATCGAAATCATCCTCTTCTTCAGGAAGACCAACATACCGACCAGGTGTTAAGACATAATCCAGTTCCCGGACTCTATCCACTGATGCTGAATTGCAGAATCCCTTAACATCTTCATATCCACCAACAACAGACCGCCAATTGTGATAAGTCTCAGCGACCTTCTGAATATCTTCCTCTGACAATTCCAGAGTCCGTCGATTTATCAGATGACCTTCATTCCTTGCATCAATGAAGAGGATTTCATCCTTTCTATCCCTAAATCCACCATTCGTCTTATCCCGGCTTAAAAACCAGAGACAAGCAGGGATTTGAGTATTAAGAAACAACTTGGCAGGGAGATTGACAATACAATCCACAAGTCCGGCTTCAATCAACTCTTTACGGATATCACCTTCACCAGAAGTCTTAGATGTGAGAGAACCTTTTGCCAATACAAATCCGGCAGTGCCTTTGGGAGATAAGTGATAGAGGAAGTGTTGAATCCAGGCATAGTTGGCATTCCCAGAAGGAGGTGTACCATATTTCCAACGTCCATCCTGACGAAGTAGATCACCAGACCAGTCACTATCATTAAATGGGGGATTGGCAATAACAAAATCTGCCTTCAAATCTTTATGGCTATCATTCAAGAAGGAACCTTCATTGTTCCATTTTACCTGTGAGCTATCAATTCCTCTGATAGCCAGATTCATCTTTGCCAATCTCCAAGTAGTTTGATTACTCTCCTGACCATAGATGGAGATGTCGTTGACTTTACCTTGGTGCCCTTCAACAAACTTTTCTGACTGAACAAACATACCACCGGAACCACAACAGGGGTCAAACACTCTTCCTTTATATGGTTGAAGCATTTCAACAAGCATTTCTACTACAGAACGGGGAGTATAGAATTGTCCTCCCTTCTTACCCTCTGCAAGGGCAAACTCCCCAAGGAAGTACTCAAATACATGTCCCAGGAGGTCAGCACTTCTGGCTTTAGCATCACCAAGAGCTATATTCCCAATGAGGTCAATCAAACCTCCAAGATTGGTTGGGTCCAGATTACCACGGGCAAATACTTTGGGAAGAACGTTCTTAAGGGATGGATTGTCTTTTTCTATGGCATCCATGGCATCATCAACAATTTTACCGATAGTAGGAAGCTTGGCACTATCCTGTAGGTAAGTCCATCTGGCAATTTCCGGGACAAAGAAGACATTTTCTGCCTTATATTCATCTTTATCCTCTGGGTCTGCTCCGGCAAAGTCTCCTTCACCGGCTAAAAGCTGGGAATGAAGCTCCTCAAATGCATCTGATATGTATTTCAGGAAGATGAGTCCGAGGACTATATGCTTATATTCTGCTGCATCGATATTCTTTCTAAGCTTATCTGCGGCTTTCCACAGTTGTTTTTCAATAGGTTCTTCAGTTTTTGATTTTGCCATTCAAGGTCTCCAGTTCATTTAAGAAAGGTATATTAACTCAACATGAGTATAGCAGAGAACTGGATTTATTTCATTCAGTTTTAAAGGAAATGACGGGATACGAGATTTGAATGTGGTAAGATTTCACTATTGAAAGCTAAAGCCAGTTCCACCGGAAGTGATGAATAAGAATATTTTTATTAAATTCCGGTAATAAAAAGCAATTTTAATTAATATTTTGCAATCTTGGCATCTATATATGATTTAAGATTATTATCTTCATCAACAATAAAGTCACCGGTATCCCAGTTTAAATTTGCTAAGGCAGTATAAATCTCT
This window encodes:
- a CDS encoding DUF2290 domain-containing protein yields the protein MKKNKQTEILKAIKEILLFLIEKGLATDQNQPILKESLISWANYTPGIGFGSNIDYLTIYSEIEESKNYTIKLIDGGLLQYYYKTDRRKIIEHRLAFYPSPLLEDYDSAFIEYEIDELYLEVVDTYLLKTPLRFDYDQDDERHKLVLEPKSHLHLGHTENCRIPVSRPICPYSFTKFVLLNFYNAFYKRYSTEALFSKKINTGENTIHADEQKIFYLEIANKG
- a CDS encoding DEAD/DEAH box helicase, whose protein sequence is MVEIIRGVIKKQGSSSLLDNAFQDMDYNGMLFLGYPLIGLGTAIDALFISEEFGVIIFDLVEGTDFSDRIEIQDELFNVLQANLLKNKSLTNRRNLLVDIDVISFAPGCSGSNDSCLYDKGDVKPYLEKKERWKHPEIFESLVSVIQVATKIKKAEIKTFTEDNSRGAKIAKVNAAIATLDREQAKAVLETSEGLQRIRGLAGSGKTIVLAMKVAYLHSIYPEWKIGVTYHTRALKQQFESLITKFTIEQISQEPTENLKILQTWGSSNSPGIYYDYCKSHGLEYYDFRSAKSKCGFDDPFDFACSTALEATVEPNPQFDIILIDEAQDVPESFIKLCHNFVKDNKRLVWAYDELQQLGTPQNLDIEEIFGKGTELRNNAGKPKEDIILYKCYRNSRPTLVTAHALGFGIYRNEGPVQMFSNETLWSDVGYEVTRGELELGKDVRLERTSDSSPLFLEKIDKDSEIIKCELFSGFDEQVKWVANDIENNLKNEELSCNDIIVIYSDARKVQEKMGPLRKMLLEKGIKSHIAGVNTSPDAFFQNDSITFTSIFRAKGNEAAFIYIVDSQFCYSGYNLQKKRNILFTAITRSKGWVRICGYGEEMEGLIEEYEKIREKDFTLDFKYPTKEELALMETVYRDMTPQEQKSVETSKESLNLILSSLKEGTIKKEDIPENIRKSLLDHLS
- a CDS encoding type I restriction endonuclease subunit R — translated: MSSKITESAIEGYAIELLETQGFEYIYGPEIAPDSDIPERETFEEVILVSRLRSAIQKINPTIPYDAQEDSIKQIQRINSPELISNNETFHKLLTEGITVEYQHEGDAKGDKVWLIDFDKPDNNEFVAINQFTIIEDHLNKRPDVIIFINGLPLVVIELKNAADANATIHSAFKQLQTYKDAIPTLFTYNGFLIISDGLEAKAGTISSGMSRFMAWKTSDGVVEASSTISQMETLIKGMLNKKTLLDLIRHFIVFEENTKVDKETGVNQKQTIKKLAAYHQYYAVNRAVESTLRASGYTEKLGNFSSLKSLNDQPIGDKKGGVVWHTQGSGKSLSMVFYTGKIVLALDNPTVLVITDRNDLDDQLFDTFAASKQLLRQEPIQAENRDRLKDLLKVASGGVIFTTIQKFQPEEGNVYETLSERNNIIVVADEAHRTQYGFKAKTIDDKDDEGNIIGKKIVYGFAKYMRDALPNATYLGFTGTPIESTDVNTPAVFGNYVDVYDIAQAVEDGATVRIYYESRLAKIALSATGKKLVEDLDDEIGTDELSETQKAKAKWTQLEALIGSKDRIRHVAEDIVRHFGQRNDVIDGKGMIVTMSRRIAAELYKEIIALKPEWHSDDLNKGVVKVVMTSASSDGPEISKHHTTKQQRRDLADRMKDPDDELQLVIVRDMWLTGFDAPSMHTLYIDKPMKGHNLMQAIARVNRVYKDKTGGLIVDYLGIAADLKKALSFYSDSGGKGDPAVAQEQAVNLLLEKLEVVSQMFHGFPYEDYFDADTGRKLSLILEAEEHILGLDDGKKRYIDEVTSLSKAFSIAVPHEQAMDVKDEVAFFQAVKARLVKFDGTGSGSTDEEIETAIRQVVDQALVTDQVIDVFDAAGIKKPDISILSEEFLLEVQNMEHKNLALEVLKKLLNDEIKTRMKTNLIQSKSLMEMLENSIKKYHNKILTAAEVIEELINLSKEIHEMDKEPEEMGLTQYEYAFYTAISNNDSAKEVMEKDKLRELAVELFNKVRENASIDWTIKESVKAKLKVIVKRILRRYGYPPDMQKLATDTVLKQAEMIAEELVGA
- a CDS encoding restriction endonuclease subunit S, producing MSEWQECKISEFCTITRGGSPRPIHDYLSQEGTPWVKIADATENASRFITKTKECIKVEGESKSRVVFPGDLILSNSATPGLPRFMKIRACIHDGWLLIRDLDGVDELFLYYLLIKEREALLIQGNGSIFTNLKTDILKEHIVSIPPLPEQKAIASVLSSLDDKIDLLHRQNKTLEAMAESLFRQWFVENEDGKEVQVTEIIDFNPRESLPKGSMADYLEMARVQTSSFHPTNWYEREFNSGTKFRNFDTLLARITPCLENGKTCYVTFLNEDSVGWGSTEFIVMRAKERFHPFVTYALSKNQTFRDYAEGCMEGSSGRQRVNNNHLKEFSVVLPSIEIISVINDNFSSITERLHYNFQQVTKLTALRDTLLPKLMSGEVKVEI